In Bactrocera oleae isolate idBacOlea1 chromosome 3, idBacOlea1, whole genome shotgun sequence, a genomic segment contains:
- the LOC106627528 gene encoding probable chitinase 10, which produces MKLFALLSLALGLLVAQTGAANLVCYYDSASYIREGLGKLLTPDLEIALQFCSHLIYGYAGINPNTYQVQSLHEDLDVYKHQYSEVTALKRKYPNLKVLLSVGGDQDVDAEHSNKYLELLEGEKVKQTSFINSAYSLVRSYGFDGLDLSFQFPKNKPRKVHSDIGMVWKKFKKLFTGDFIVDEKSEQHKEEFTAFVRDVRNALRPDNMMLTLTVLPNVNSSWYFDVPALVGNLDFVTLAAFDFLTPERNPREADYTASLYELYDQDRLPHYNVNYQVDYWLAQQCPANKINVGIAAYGRAWKLTSDSGMSGAPIVKDTDGPAPAGMQSQKPGLLSWPEVCGKLPNPANTYLKGADAPLRRVSDPTKRYGPYAYRPADANGEHGMWVSYEDPDSAANKAAYVHSKNLGGIGLFDLSYDDFRGLCTGDKYPILRAAKFRLTFKMQVLLLALAFLVGSVNWTTASLLERNLVCFYDSNGVTRSGPAQFSTADLEIALQFCTHVIYGYVGIKPETFQLMSLNENLDVQRRHFATITALKEKFPHIKFLLSVGGDRDAGGHEKYINLLEAGRQKQTAFIDSARDFLRSYNFDGIDLAFQLPRNKPRKVHSDAGSVWKSFKKFFTGDFIVDEKADEHKEELTDLIKDLKNTLRTDNLLLSLTVLPNVNSSWYFDAPAIADSLDLINLAAFDFLTPERNPEEADYSAPLYELYDQNRLSHYNVNFQVENWLLQRVPAGKINVGIPTFGRAWKITKDSGNTGLPVVPATEGAAPAGPITKTPGLLNWLEICQRLPNPSNINAKGADAPLRRISDPTKRYGTYAFHTADEDGANGVWVSYEDPDTAASKAGYVKAKNLGGVALFDITLDDFRGQCTGDKFPMLRAVKYRLL; this is translated from the exons GACTTGGCAAACTGCTCACACCCGACCTTGAGATCGCTTTGCAATTCTGTTCACATTTGATTTACGGCTATGCCGGCATCAATCCCAACACCTATCAGGTGCAAAGTCTGCACGAAGACTTGGACGTGTACAAGCATCAGTATTCCGAAGTTACAGCGCTGAAGCGCAAATATCCAAATTTGAAGGTATTACTGAGTGTTGGTGGTGACCAAGACGTCGATGCCGAGCATTCGAACAAATATCTAGAGCTATTGGAGGGTGAAAAGGTCAAGCAAACCTCATTTATTAACTCTGCCTACTCGTTGGTGCGTTCGTATGGTTTTGATGGTTTGGATTTATCCTTCCAATTTCCGAAGAATAAGCCACGTAAAGTGCACTCCGATATCGGCATGGTGTGGAAGAAATTCAAAAAGCTCTTCACTGGCGATTTCATCGTAGATGAAAAATCCGAACAGCATAAGGAAGAGTTTACCGCATTTGTACGTGATGTGCGCAATGCTTTGCGTCCCGATAATATGATGCTCACACTAACGGTATTGCCGAATGTCAATTCATCGT GGTACTTCGATGTGCCAGCACTCGTCGGCAATTTGGACTTTGTCACTTTGGCCGCATTCGATTTCCTTACACCCGAGCGTAATCCACGCGAGGCCGATTACACGGCGTCACTATACGAACTATACGATCAAGATCGTTTGCCACACTACAATGTTAATTACCAAGTAGATTATTGGTTGGCCCAACAATGTCCAGCCAATAAGATTAATGTCGGTATTGCCGCCTATGGACGCGCCTGGAAGTTAACCAGCGATTCCGGCATGTCTGGTGCGCCTATTGTGAAGGATACCGATGGCCCGGCACCGGCTGGCATGCAAAGTCAAAAGCCTGGTCTACTCTCTTGGCCGGAAGTGTGCGGCAAGTTACCGAATCCGGCAAATACATATCTGAAGGGCGCTGATGCGCCATTACGACGCGTTAGCGATCCTACTAAACGTTACGGCCCGTATGCTTACCGTCCGGCAGATGCTAATGGCGAACACGGCATGTGGGTTAGCTATGAGGATCCTGACAGCGCGGCTAATAAGGCGGCTTATGTACACTCGAAGAATCTGGGCGGTATCGGCTTGTTCGACTTGAGTTACGATGACTTCCGTGGTCTGTGCACTGGCGATAAGTACCCCATTTTGCGTGCTGCCAAGTTtcgtttg ACGTTCAAAATGCAGGTTTTACTTCTTGCCTTAGCTTTTTTAGTGGGTTCCGTGAATTGGACCACTGCTTCCTTGTTGGAACGCAATTTAGTGTGCTTTTACGATTCAAATGGCGTCACACGCTCAG GACCAGCACAATTCAGCACTGCTGACTTGGAAATCGCTCTACAGTTTTGCACACACGTCATCTACGGCTATGTAGGCATTAAACCGGAAACCTTCCAGCTAATGAGTCTCAATGAAAATCTGGATGTACAGCGTCGTCACTTCGCCACGATAACTGCACTCAAAGAGAAGTTTCCACATATCAAATTTCTACTGAGCGTCGGTGGTGATCGCGATGCTGGTGGTCATGAGAAGTATATTAATCTCTTGGAGGCAGGCCGCCAGAAGCAAACCGCATTCATAGATTCGGCGCGTGATTTTCTGCGCAGCTACAACTTCGATGGCATCGATTTGGCTTTCCAACTGCCACGCAATAAGCCAAGAAAGGTACACTCAGATGCCGGTTCCGTATGGAAGAGTTTCAAGAAGTTCTTCACTGGTGACTTTATTGTTGACGAGAAGGCGGATGAACATAAGGAAGAGCTCACCGATTTGATTAAGGACCTGAAGAATACGCTACGTACCGACAATTTACTGTTATCGTTGACAGTTCTACCGAATGTCAACTCCAGTT GGTACTTCGATGCACCGGCTATAGCCGATAGTTTAGACTTGATAAATTTGGCTGCCTTCGATTTCCTCACACCTGAACGTAATCCCGAGGAAGCCGATTACTCCGCACCACTTTATGAGCTCTACGATCAAAATCGTCTGTCACATTATAATGTTAACTTCCAAGTGGAAAATTGGTTGTTGCAACGTGTGCCCGCCGGCAAGATCAACGTTGGTATTCCAACTTTTGGACGCGCTTGGAAAATTACTAAAGATTCCGGTAATACTGGTTTGCCGGTAGTACCAGCTACAGAGGGTGCAGCACCTGCCGGACCGATAACCAAAACACCAGGTCTTCTCAACTGGCTGGAAATATGTCAACGCCTACCAAATCCTTCAAATATCAATGCGAAAGGTGCTGACGCGCCACTACGTCGTATTAGCGATCCCACTAAGCGTTATGGCACTTACGCTTTCCACACCGCCGATGAGGACGGCGCTAATGGTGTGTGGGTAAGCTACGAAGATCCCGATACGGCTGCCAGCAAGGCGGGTTATGTAAAGGCGAAGAATTTGGGCGGTGTGGCACTGTTTGATATCACTTTGGATGATTTTCGTGGTCAATGCACCGGCGACAAGTTCCCCATGTTGAGGGCTGTCAAATACAGATTGCTTTAG